From Vicinamibacteria bacterium:
CGTCGGAATCCTCGCCGTCGCATTGGGGGTCGCCATGGTGCTCGTTCTCGTGGGCCTCGCTCATGGAAGCCTCGAGGAGACGGCCGATCGGATCACGAATGTGGGCGCCGACATTATCTTCCAAGCCCCCGATTCCTCGCCTTTTCTCGTCTTGAACTCGGGGGTCTTGCCGGACCGGTTGGCGCCGATGCTCGAGGAGATCCCCGGGGTGGGGACCGCGGCACCCGTTCTCACGGGGCGGGTCACGAGGCTCAAGGGGCAGAACAAGCTCGTGATGATCTTCGGAGTCGACCTCGAAAGCTACGACCGGGTGGGCTCGGGCATCGAGATCGTCGAGGGCAGAGGGCTTCGAGACGTCTCCGATCTGGTGGTCGATACGGTCTTGAGCGAGGTCGACGGCATCTCACTTGGTGATCGACTCGAGATCATGGGACGGGAGTTCGAGGTCGTCGGTATCGCCAAGGCCGGCGCGGGGGTTCGTCTCTACATGACGCTCGAGGCGATGCAGACGGCGACGGCCCAGCCCGGCAAGGCGTCCTTCTATTTCATCAGAGTCGATGACGGCGCTGACGTTGGTCAGGTGGCGGCGGCGCTC
This genomic window contains:
- a CDS encoding ABC transporter permease — translated: MDGPLMANLPLANIFNRKTRTTVGILAVALGVAMVLVLVGLAHGSLEETADRITNVGADIIFQAPDSSPFLVLNSGVLPDRLAPMLEEIPGVGTAAPVLTGRVTRLKGQNKLVMIFGVDLESYDRVGSGIEIVEGRGLRDVSDLVVDTVLSEVDGISLGDRLEIMGREFEVVGIAKAGAGVRLYMTLEAMQTATAQPGKASFYFIRVDDGADVGQVAAALEKRFEGYVITALEFFSEAMTENALGLKEFIRALSFFAACISYLVILLAMYTTIIERTREIGILKALGAGKGYIMKIVMAESFLICAMGVGVGFALSVFGRSLLLSFFPTLTVDLIPRWFLFSAILGITGGLLGALYPAYRAATLDPVEALNFE